From one Anaerotruncus rubiinfantis genomic stretch:
- a CDS encoding cell division protein FtsQ/DivIB, with amino-acid sequence MVVLSLTVFFKIEKLEVTGTTKYAVQEIIDTSGVKIGDNLFCVSEKGVTRRLAEKYPYVEAVNLKRTFPPKLTIEITQAKVLGAVASDDGYVVIGQNGKILETGAQTLPEGTTAITGMYLSDHTVGRILGEISQKGEIVAPEEQFASSEETSSQKAASSSEDAKVDPKKLDKQRRERAATVEKDGYAMLKSLVDAVEETGFERITLVDFTDRLNMLLVYDNRVMIELGSQANLPYKLKFAQKVIEDELEPTFQGILDVSIDKEVWVDPCSIEQELQKRRLNAMKAAQEDSGEYRPPAKDSPELEVIPGSASSSKPASSEAQASSASEPSSSFDPLEVIPNDDKEQPESSSQATSAEPQKADEQA; translated from the coding sequence ATGGTGGTCCTTTCGCTGACGGTTTTCTTTAAAATCGAAAAGCTGGAGGTCACCGGGACCACGAAATATGCCGTGCAGGAAATCATCGACACCTCCGGCGTCAAAATCGGGGACAACCTGTTTTGTGTGAGTGAGAAGGGCGTGACCAGGCGCCTGGCTGAAAAGTATCCGTATGTGGAAGCGGTGAATCTCAAACGGACATTTCCACCGAAGCTGACGATTGAAATCACCCAGGCAAAGGTGCTCGGCGCGGTGGCGTCGGACGACGGATATGTGGTGATCGGGCAGAACGGAAAAATCCTGGAAACGGGTGCGCAGACCCTGCCGGAGGGCACGACCGCGATCACCGGCATGTACCTTTCCGATCATACGGTGGGACGTATCCTGGGCGAGATATCCCAGAAAGGGGAGATCGTCGCGCCGGAGGAACAGTTCGCTTCATCGGAGGAAACGTCTTCCCAGAAGGCGGCGAGTTCCTCGGAAGATGCAAAGGTGGACCCGAAGAAGCTCGATAAGCAGCGCCGCGAACGGGCGGCCACGGTGGAAAAGGACGGATACGCCATGCTGAAAAGTCTGGTCGATGCGGTTGAAGAAACCGGGTTTGAACGGATCACGCTGGTGGATTTCACCGATCGGCTCAACATGCTGCTTGTTTATGACAACCGTGTGATGATTGAGCTTGGCAGCCAGGCCAACCTTCCCTATAAGCTGAAATTTGCACAAAAAGTGATCGAGGACGAGCTGGAGCCCACTTTCCAGGGAATCCTGGACGTTTCGATCGACAAAGAGGTCTGGGTTGACCCGTGTAGCATCGAACAGGAACTGCAAAAGCGCAGGCTGAACGCGATGAAGGCCGCGCAGGAGGACAGCGGGGAATACAGGCCGCCCGCAAAGGACAGCCCGGAGCTGGAAGTCATACCGGGTTCAGCATCCAGCAGCAAACCTGCTTCATCGGAGGCGCAAGCGTCCTCTGCGAGCGAGCCGTCCTCGTCCTTCGACCCTTTGGAAGTGATTCCGAACGACGATAAGGAGCAGCCGGAATCCTCCTCTCAGGCGACCTCGGCCGAGCCGCAGAAAGCGGATGAACAGGCATGA
- the ftsZ gene encoding cell division protein FtsZ encodes MLMNFDMANDESENVVSIKVIGVGGGGGNAINRMVQSGMKSVEFISINTDNQALLTSQATYKLHIGDKLTRGKGAGGNPEKGQRAAEESRDEIASALKGTDMVFITAGMGGGTGTGGAPVVAEVAHEMGILTVGIVTKPFNFEGKRRMDQAEMGVTALREHVDALLVIPNERLKLISEEKITLQNAFSAADDVLKQGVQSISDLVNIPGVVNLDFADVTAIMKDAGYAHMGVGAASGKDKAKAAAEKAISSPLLETSINGAKGVIVNITASPDIDLDDIDVASSMIHDAAHPDVNLIWGATFDDTLQDEMKVTVIATGFDNDKNFSLPNYSFKPGASADSTVKTGGENGTGTGNDEEDDNFFDILSIFNNKK; translated from the coding sequence ATGTTAATGAACTTCGACATGGCAAACGATGAGAGCGAGAATGTCGTCTCAATTAAGGTAATCGGCGTCGGCGGCGGCGGCGGGAACGCAATCAATCGCATGGTCCAGTCGGGTATGAAGAGCGTGGAATTCATCTCGATCAATACCGATAATCAGGCGCTGCTCACTTCGCAGGCCACCTATAAGCTTCACATTGGGGACAAGCTCACCCGCGGAAAAGGCGCGGGCGGCAATCCGGAAAAGGGCCAACGCGCCGCCGAGGAAAGCCGGGATGAGATTGCTTCGGCGCTCAAGGGCACCGATATGGTGTTCATCACCGCCGGTATGGGCGGCGGAACCGGAACTGGCGGGGCCCCGGTCGTGGCGGAAGTGGCGCATGAGATGGGAATTCTCACCGTCGGCATCGTCACAAAGCCGTTCAACTTTGAAGGCAAGCGCCGCATGGATCAGGCCGAGATGGGCGTCACCGCGCTGCGCGAACATGTGGATGCGCTGCTCGTGATTCCCAATGAGCGCCTCAAGCTGATCTCCGAGGAAAAAATCACCCTGCAGAATGCTTTCTCCGCCGCGGACGATGTGCTCAAACAGGGCGTGCAGAGTATCTCCGACCTGGTAAATATCCCCGGCGTGGTCAACCTGGACTTCGCGGACGTCACCGCGATCATGAAGGACGCCGGCTACGCGCATATGGGCGTGGGCGCCGCATCCGGCAAGGATAAGGCGAAGGCGGCCGCTGAAAAGGCGATCTCCTCGCCGCTGCTCGAAACTTCGATCAACGGTGCGAAAGGCGTCATCGTCAACATCACCGCTTCGCCGGACATCGATCTCGACGACATCGACGTCGCTTCCTCGATGATTCACGATGCGGCGCATCCGGACGTCAACCTCATCTGGGGCGCGACCTTCGACGACACGCTCCAGGATGAGATGAAGGTCACGGTCATTGCCACCGGGTTTGACAATGACAAGAACTTCAGCCTCCCCAATTACAGCTTCAAGCCGGGCGCTTCGGCTGACAGCACGGTGAAGACCGGCGGAGAAAACGGGACAGGCACCGGGAACGACGAGGAAGATGATAATTTCTTTGACATTCTGTCAATCTTCAACAACAAGAAATAA
- the ppk1 gene encoding polyphosphate kinase 1, producing MDNNEMPILYQNRELSWLKFNQRVLEQSCDMTIPLLERLKFISIFSNNLDEFFMIRVGTLTDASMLEPQAVDNKSKMTPAEQLEAIFPQVRELIDKKDGAYARLMQDLKQVGIVHLDMDMLTEEEEAFLEGYFRTEILPILSPQIIDKHHPFPFLKNKETYICTQLQTKGEFVKIAIIPVSTGFDRIVYLPFEKNRFVLIEELVLKYCEHIFQNYVVVAKTIFRITRNADINVEEAMYDHDADYRSVMEELVKNRRKLMPVRIEFFGQVTGAIAEQLCRKLELTQERVFRGNTPLDMSFGFKLCSHFERQGMKELFYPPLTPQQSSMIRPDRPIIPQIEDHDILLSYPYESMKPFIALLVEASEDPAVLSIKMTLYRVAQESQIVAALIKAAENGKEVHVVVELRARFDEENNIIWSKRLEEAGVNVVYGLGEYKVHSKLLVITRKVGGKVSFITQVGTGNYNESTAKLYTDLCLMTANREFGEDGLKIFSGILTNNPAGDTRHLIAAPVTMKPAVLTYIDEEIRCALESKPAEILIKINSLTDKDIIDRLIEASKAGVKIRMVIRGICCLRVGVPGYTDNIEVISIVGRFLEHSRVYVFGTPERSRMYLSSADFMTRNTERRVEVAAPIYDQQIKKRILSMLEMEFNDNVKAKRLLPNGAYSLVKNDRPPTDSQIDLYKLAYVRAEKAAQQEEHPVHGAGRPQKEPPRGGLQKFLDKFRAFFK from the coding sequence ATGGACAACAACGAGATGCCGATTCTCTACCAGAATCGGGAACTGAGCTGGCTCAAATTCAACCAGCGGGTGCTGGAGCAGTCCTGTGACATGACCATCCCGCTGCTTGAAAGGCTGAAATTCATCTCGATTTTTTCGAACAATCTCGACGAATTCTTTATGATCCGCGTGGGTACCCTGACCGACGCGTCGATGCTTGAACCACAGGCGGTCGACAACAAGTCCAAAATGACCCCGGCCGAGCAGCTCGAAGCAATTTTTCCGCAGGTGCGCGAGCTGATTGATAAAAAGGATGGGGCCTATGCCCGCCTGATGCAGGATCTTAAACAGGTCGGGATTGTGCATCTGGATATGGATATGCTCACCGAGGAGGAGGAAGCCTTCCTGGAAGGGTATTTCCGCACCGAGATCCTGCCGATCCTTTCGCCGCAGATCATCGATAAGCACCACCCGTTCCCCTTCCTTAAGAATAAGGAAACCTATATCTGCACCCAGCTGCAAACCAAAGGGGAGTTTGTAAAAATTGCGATCATCCCGGTTTCGACGGGATTTGACAGGATCGTTTATCTGCCGTTTGAAAAGAACCGCTTTGTCCTGATTGAGGAATTGGTGCTCAAATACTGCGAGCATATCTTCCAGAACTATGTCGTGGTGGCCAAGACCATTTTCCGCATCACCCGCAATGCCGATATCAACGTCGAGGAGGCGATGTATGACCACGACGCGGATTACCGCAGCGTTATGGAGGAATTGGTGAAGAACCGCCGCAAGCTGATGCCGGTGCGGATCGAATTTTTCGGTCAGGTGACCGGGGCGATCGCCGAGCAGCTCTGCCGCAAGCTGGAACTCACGCAGGAGCGGGTTTTCCGAGGGAACACGCCGCTCGATATGTCGTTTGGCTTTAAGCTTTGTTCGCATTTTGAGCGGCAGGGAATGAAGGAGCTGTTTTATCCGCCGCTTACCCCGCAGCAGTCCTCCATGATCCGGCCCGACCGGCCGATCATCCCGCAGATTGAGGATCACGATATCCTGCTCTCCTATCCCTATGAAAGCATGAAGCCGTTCATCGCGCTTCTGGTCGAGGCGTCGGAAGATCCGGCGGTGCTGAGCATCAAGATGACCCTCTACCGGGTCGCGCAGGAAAGCCAGATCGTCGCGGCGCTCATCAAGGCGGCGGAAAACGGCAAGGAGGTGCATGTGGTCGTCGAATTGCGCGCGCGCTTCGACGAGGAGAACAACATCATCTGGTCGAAGCGGCTGGAGGAAGCGGGCGTCAATGTGGTGTACGGCCTGGGCGAATACAAGGTGCATTCCAAGCTCCTGGTCATCACCCGCAAGGTGGGCGGCAAGGTGAGCTTCATCACCCAGGTGGGCACCGGAAACTACAACGAATCGACCGCGAAACTCTATACCGACCTGTGCCTGATGACCGCGAATCGGGAATTCGGCGAGGACGGGCTCAAGATTTTCAGCGGCATCCTCACGAATAATCCCGCGGGCGACACCCGGCATCTGATTGCCGCGCCGGTCACGATGAAGCCGGCGGTGCTGACCTACATCGACGAGGAGATCCGCTGCGCGTTGGAGAGCAAGCCCGCTGAAATTCTGATAAAGATCAATTCACTCACCGACAAGGATATCATCGACCGGTTGATCGAGGCCTCAAAAGCCGGGGTCAAAATCCGCATGGTCATTCGCGGCATCTGCTGCCTGCGGGTCGGGGTGCCGGGCTATACCGACAACATCGAGGTCATCAGCATCGTCGGGCGTTTTCTTGAGCATAGCCGGGTTTATGTGTTCGGCACGCCGGAGCGCAGCCGGATGTATCTTTCGTCGGCCGATTTCATGACCCGCAATACCGAACGGCGGGTTGAGGTTGCCGCGCCGATCTACGACCAGCAGATCAAAAAACGGATCCTGTCGATGCTCGAGATGGAGTTTAATGACAATGTGAAGGCGAAACGCCTGCTTCCCAATGGAGCATACAGCCTTGTGAAGAACGACCGGCCGCCGACCGACAGCCAGATTGACCTCTATAAGCTGGCGTATGTGCGTGCGGAGAAGGCCGCGCAGCAGGAGGAGCATCCGGTGCACGGCGCGGGCCGCCCGCAGAAGGAGCCGCCGCGCGGCGGACTGCAAAAATTCCTGGATAAGTTCAGAGCCTTTTTCAAATAA
- a CDS encoding DNA gyrase/topoisomerase IV subunit B, translating to MPKKTAKDYGNESISSLKGADRVRRRPGVIFGSDGLEGCQHAMFEILSNSIDEAREGHGDRIVVTRYRDQSIEIEDFGRGIPVDYNPREEKYNWELVFCELYAGGKYQTNEGESYEYSLGLNGLGLCATQYASEYMDVEIYRDGCKYTLHFEHGENVGGLHKEETRRRQTGSKIRWKPDLQVFTDIAIPLDYYTDVIRRQAVVNDGVRFILRNQTESGFEEREFLYENGIVDYVHELAGEETLTPVQFWKAERKGRDREDKPEYKVKLSVAFCFSNKVKTTEYYHNSSWLEHGGSPEKAVKLAFTYMIDNYIKNAGKYTKGESKITFVDVEDCLVLVSSNFSTQTSYENQTKKAITNKFVYEAMNEFLRHQMEVYFIENPDEASRIAEQVLINKRSRENAERTRLNLKKKLAGTIDMSNRVQKFVDCRTKDVSRREIYIVEGDSALGSCKMGRDSEFQAIIPVRGKILNCLKAEYDKIFKNEIITDIFKVLGCGVEVTAKANKELSSFDLKGLRWNKIVICTDADVDGFQIRTLILTMLYRLAPTLIEEGCVYIAESPLYEITTKDKTYFAYTEQEKADALAKIGSAKFTIQRSKGLGENEADMMWLTTMNPETRRLIKVTPSQAEQTSVMFDLLLGDNLAGRKEFIAENGYQYLELADIS from the coding sequence ATGCCAAAAAAAACGGCAAAAGATTATGGCAATGAAAGTATTTCGTCCTTAAAGGGCGCGGATCGCGTCCGCCGCCGCCCGGGGGTGATCTTTGGGTCGGACGGGCTGGAGGGATGCCAGCACGCGATGTTTGAGATCCTCTCGAACTCGATCGACGAAGCGCGCGAAGGCCACGGCGACAGGATCGTCGTCACCCGCTACCGGGACCAGTCGATCGAAATTGAAGATTTCGGCCGGGGCATCCCGGTTGACTATAACCCGCGCGAGGAAAAATATAACTGGGAGCTTGTCTTCTGCGAACTCTACGCGGGCGGAAAATATCAAACCAACGAGGGCGAAAGCTACGAATATTCACTTGGGCTTAACGGCCTGGGCCTTTGCGCGACCCAATATGCGTCCGAATACATGGATGTGGAGATCTACCGCGACGGCTGCAAATACACCCTGCATTTTGAACATGGCGAGAACGTCGGGGGGCTCCATAAGGAGGAGACCCGCCGCCGTCAGACAGGCAGTAAGATCCGCTGGAAGCCGGATCTGCAGGTGTTTACCGACATTGCGATCCCGCTCGATTACTATACGGACGTCATCCGCCGGCAGGCGGTCGTCAACGACGGGGTGCGCTTCATTCTGCGCAACCAGACCGAAAGCGGTTTCGAGGAGCGGGAGTTTCTCTATGAAAATGGCATTGTCGACTATGTGCACGAGCTGGCCGGGGAGGAAACCCTCACGCCGGTGCAGTTCTGGAAGGCCGAACGCAAAGGCCGCGACCGCGAGGACAAGCCCGAATACAAGGTGAAGCTCTCGGTGGCGTTCTGCTTCTCGAACAAGGTGAAGACCACCGAATATTACCACAATTCAAGTTGGCTCGAACACGGCGGCAGCCCGGAAAAAGCGGTCAAGCTGGCATTTACCTACATGATCGACAATTACATCAAGAACGCCGGGAAATATACGAAGGGCGAGAGCAAGATCACCTTTGTGGACGTGGAGGACTGCCTGGTGCTGGTGTCGTCAAACTTTTCGACCCAAACCTCCTATGAGAACCAGACCAAGAAGGCGATCACCAATAAATTCGTCTACGAGGCGATGAATGAATTCCTGCGTCATCAGATGGAGGTCTACTTCATCGAAAACCCGGACGAGGCTTCGCGTATCGCGGAGCAGGTGCTCATCAACAAGCGCAGCCGCGAGAACGCGGAACGCACCCGGTTAAACCTCAAAAAGAAGCTCGCCGGCACAATTGACATGTCCAACCGTGTGCAGAAGTTCGTTGACTGCCGCACCAAGGACGTGAGCCGCCGGGAAATTTACATCGTGGAGGGCGATTCGGCGCTCGGTTCCTGCAAAATGGGGCGCGACAGCGAATTTCAGGCGATCATCCCGGTGCGCGGCAAGATCCTCAACTGCCTCAAGGCCGAGTACGACAAGATCTTCAAAAACGAGATCATCACCGACATCTTCAAAGTGCTCGGCTGCGGCGTGGAGGTGACCGCCAAAGCGAATAAGGAACTCTCCTCCTTCGACCTCAAGGGGCTGCGCTGGAATAAGATTGTCATCTGCACCGATGCCGATGTCGACGGCTTCCAGATCCGCACCCTGATTCTCACGATGCTCTACCGGCTCGCGCCAACCCTCATTGAGGAAGGCTGCGTCTACATCGCGGAGTCGCCGCTTTATGAGATCACGACCAAAGATAAGACCTATTTTGCCTATACTGAACAGGAAAAAGCCGATGCGCTCGCAAAAATCGGCAGTGCGAAGTTTACCATCCAGCGGTCGAAGGGCCTTGGCGAAAACGAGGCGGACATGATGTGGCTGACCACCATGAACCCGGAAACCAGGCGGCTCATCAAGGTGACGCCGTCGCAGGCGGAGCAGACCTCTGTGATGTTTGATCTGCTTTTGGGGGACAACCTGGCGGGACGCAAGGAGTTCATCGCGGAGAACGGCTACCAGTATCTTGAGTTGGCAGATATTTCCTAA
- a CDS encoding DNA gyrase/topoisomerase IV subunit A, which produces MAAKRPKKQEVKKVKDPSAVIENAGVMVEQPIVETLEKNYMPYAMSVIVSRAIPEIDGFKPSHRKLLYTMYKMGLLTGARTKSANVVGQTMRLNPHGDQAIYETMVRLARGYEALLHPYVDSKGNFGKAYSRDMAFAASRYTEVKLDALCTELFRDIDYDTVDFVPNYDNTMKEPTLLPVTFPSILVNSNVGIAVGMASSICPFNLAEVCETTIAVLKNPDHDLVETLRAPDFPGGGYIVHNERELRQIYATGRGGVKVRSRYTYDKGSNCIDITEIPPTATVEAIMDKIVDLVKGGKIREISDMRDETDLSGLKLTLDLKRGVDPDALMRKLYKMTPLEDSFSCNFNVLIGGMPRVCGVKELINEWAAFREGCIRRRVYFELGKKKEKLHLLKGLRKILLDIDKAIKIVRETEEEKEVVPNLMIGFGIDETQAEFVAEIRLRQLNREYILKRTDEIDQLTKDIAEMEGILADRKKVRAIIIEELRAVSKKFGQPRRSLLYYPTEEDAVEITAEAADYPVNLFFTREGYFKKITPQSLRMSGEQKLKEGDEIVLTMESQNVAELLFFTDKAQVYKAKASDFDDTKASVMGDYIPAKLGMDEGEAAIYMAVTTDFAGYMIFFFQNGKAAKVEMTSYQTKTNRKKLLGAYSSASPLAAVFQLPQDGEFLLTASNGRMLIANTGAIGAKATRGTQGVAVMTLKKNHYVASVRPFDENLVSNSHRFRVKSLPAAGALPKAEDLGEQLTL; this is translated from the coding sequence TTGGCAGCAAAAAGACCGAAGAAACAGGAAGTCAAGAAGGTGAAAGACCCGTCCGCGGTCATTGAGAACGCGGGCGTTATGGTCGAACAGCCGATTGTTGAAACGCTGGAAAAAAACTATATGCCCTATGCGATGAGCGTCATCGTTTCGCGCGCGATCCCGGAGATCGACGGTTTCAAGCCGTCCCATCGAAAGCTGCTCTACACGATGTACAAGATGGGGCTGCTCACCGGCGCGCGCACCAAGTCCGCGAATGTGGTTGGACAGACGATGCGCCTCAACCCACACGGCGATCAGGCGATTTATGAGACGATGGTGCGTCTCGCCCGCGGCTATGAGGCATTGCTGCATCCGTATGTGGACAGCAAGGGCAACTTCGGCAAGGCATATTCGCGCGACATGGCTTTTGCCGCGAGCCGTTACACCGAGGTCAAGCTCGACGCGCTCTGCACTGAACTTTTTCGGGACATCGATTACGATACGGTCGATTTTGTCCCGAACTATGACAACACCATGAAGGAACCGACCTTGCTGCCGGTGACTTTTCCGTCGATCCTCGTCAATTCAAACGTGGGCATTGCGGTCGGTATGGCTTCGTCGATCTGTCCGTTTAATCTGGCAGAGGTCTGCGAGACCACCATTGCGGTGCTTAAAAATCCTGACCATGATCTCGTTGAGACGCTGCGCGCGCCGGATTTCCCGGGTGGCGGCTACATCGTCCACAATGAACGGGAGCTGCGGCAGATCTATGCGACCGGCCGCGGCGGCGTGAAGGTGCGTTCGCGCTATACCTATGACAAGGGCTCGAACTGCATCGACATCACTGAAATCCCGCCAACCGCAACGGTTGAAGCGATCATGGACAAGATCGTCGACCTGGTGAAAGGCGGAAAGATCCGGGAAATCTCCGACATGCGCGACGAGACCGATCTCTCTGGACTCAAATTGACCCTTGATCTCAAGCGCGGCGTCGATCCGGACGCGCTGATGCGCAAGCTCTACAAGATGACCCCGCTTGAGGACAGCTTTTCCTGCAACTTCAACGTCCTGATCGGCGGCATGCCGCGCGTCTGCGGCGTGAAGGAACTCATCAACGAATGGGCGGCCTTCCGTGAGGGTTGCATCCGCCGCCGGGTTTATTTTGAACTTGGAAAGAAAAAGGAAAAGCTGCACCTGCTCAAGGGCCTGCGCAAAATCCTGCTCGACATCGACAAGGCGATCAAAATCGTGCGCGAGACGGAGGAGGAGAAAGAGGTTGTCCCGAACCTGATGATTGGGTTCGGCATCGACGAAACCCAGGCCGAATTCGTCGCGGAGATCCGCCTGCGGCAGTTAAACCGTGAATATATCCTAAAGCGCACCGATGAGATTGACCAGCTTACGAAAGACATCGCGGAGATGGAGGGCATTCTTGCTGACCGCAAAAAGGTTCGTGCCATCATCATTGAGGAACTGCGGGCGGTCAGCAAGAAATTCGGCCAGCCGCGCCGTTCGCTGCTTTACTACCCGACAGAGGAGGACGCGGTCGAAATTACGGCTGAGGCCGCCGACTATCCGGTGAATCTCTTCTTCACGCGGGAGGGATACTTTAAAAAGATCACGCCGCAGTCGCTGCGCATGAGCGGCGAGCAGAAGCTCAAGGAAGGCGACGAGATCGTCCTGACAATGGAGTCGCAGAATGTCGCGGAACTTCTGTTTTTCACCGACAAGGCCCAGGTTTACAAAGCCAAAGCCAGCGACTTCGACGACACCAAGGCGAGCGTCATGGGCGATTATATCCCCGCGAAACTCGGCATGGACGAAGGTGAAGCCGCAATCTATATGGCGGTCACCACCGATTTTGCCGGATACATGATCTTCTTCTTCCAAAACGGCAAAGCGGCAAAGGTCGAGATGACAAGCTATCAGACAAAGACCAACCGGAAGAAACTCCTTGGGGCCTATAGCAGCGCTTCGCCGCTGGCAGCGGTGTTCCAGCTTCCGCAGGATGGGGAGTTCCTGCTCACCGCGTCAAATGGCCGGATGCTGATCGCGAACACCGGCGCCATTGGCGCGAAAGCTACCCGCGGCACCCAGGGTGTCGCGGTTATGACCCTCAAAAAGAACCATTATGTAGCATCGGTGCGGCCGTTTGACGAAAATCTGGTTTCCAATTCCCACCGGTTCAGGGTGAAATCGCTGCCCGCGGCGGGTGCGCTTCCAAAAGCGGAGGATTTGGGCGAACAGCTGACCCTTTGA
- the secG gene encoding preprotein translocase subunit SecG, translating to MNVFEIIGGIIILVTAVIIVITVMFQEGKGGGLNALSGSNESSYLGKNKNRSMQATMVRTTRYAGIIFVVVTLAVYFISAAMK from the coding sequence GTGAACGTTTTTGAGATTATCGGCGGCATCATCATTCTGGTTACCGCTGTCATTATTGTGATCACCGTCATGTTCCAGGAGGGCAAAGGCGGCGGGCTTAACGCGCTGTCCGGCTCGAACGAGTCTTCCTACCTGGGCAAGAACAAAAACAGAAGCATGCAGGCGACAATGGTCCGCACCACCCGTTATGCGGGCATCATTTTCGTGGTGGTTACGCTTGCGGTTTATTTCATCAGCGCCGCCATGAAATAA
- a CDS encoding GNAT family N-acetyltransferase, translating to MDVKIIEGTGDLSDALFVRDEVFTKEQGFTIPDADEFDAISIHAVLYDGDRPVATGRTFAEEDCCWHLGRIAVLKSHRGLQLGRRVMEELEKVARSHGAKRLKLGAQLYAIPFYQKCGFVPTGHRFFEEFCEHEDLVKEL from the coding sequence ATGGACGTTAAAATCATCGAAGGCACCGGGGATCTCTCGGACGCGCTTTTTGTGCGGGATGAGGTCTTTACAAAGGAACAGGGCTTTACCATTCCGGACGCGGATGAATTCGACGCGATTTCCATCCATGCGGTTCTTTACGATGGGGACAGGCCGGTAGCGACCGGTCGCACCTTTGCTGAAGAGGACTGCTGCTGGCACCTCGGCCGGATTGCGGTGCTGAAAAGCCATCGCGGTTTACAGCTTGGCCGCAGGGTGATGGAGGAACTTGAAAAGGTGGCGCGCAGCCACGGCGCAAAGCGTCTCAAATTGGGCGCGCAGCTTTACGCGATCCCGTTCTATCAGAAATGCGGGTTTGTCCCAACTGGGCACAGATTTTTTGAAGAATTCTGTGAACACGAGGACCTCGTCAAAGAGCTTTGA
- a CDS encoding pro-sigmaK processing inhibitor BofA family protein, protein MGSFLWGIGAFVGIYIFIILLRSGHFLRTLCFSAITGNAALFGIGWLGAFTGVLLSVNLFTVAVATILGIPGVLAMLILKLLFAV, encoded by the coding sequence ATGGGATCTTTTCTCTGGGGGATCGGGGCGTTTGTGGGGATCTATATCTTTATCATCCTGCTGCGGTCGGGACACTTTCTGCGCACACTCTGTTTTTCCGCAATCACTGGGAACGCCGCGCTCTTTGGTATCGGCTGGCTCGGTGCCTTCACAGGCGTGCTGCTTTCGGTCAATCTATTCACCGTCGCGGTGGCAACCATCCTGGGAATTCCCGGGGTGCTGGCAATGCTTATCCTGAAGTTGCTTTTCGCGGTTTGA